One segment of Candidatus Paceibacterota bacterium DNA contains the following:
- a CDS encoding DNA translocase FtsK, with protein sequence MGRKKKKNKKTTSESFSFTQSETFQSILAVVFFVLAFFLAVAFFEKAGIVGEVAIKILKPLLGWGYFILPTILIILGSAFLFSVQRRMAWPQIIGGILFLLSGMGVLELIFTDKGGQIGALIAAPTLKLFDSIVAVVILLSLTIISLIIIFDTRLRLTAVWQFILKTRRLFGFGAKENSPNIGAVENEVENIKINDGSDEDLDEDMETKEAKESGEQIQKKEQAKKDTKNKNENLPINLSKISGVAYKAPPLDLLSRDSGKPGVGDIKANANIIKRTLQNFGINVEMDEITIGPTVTRYALKPAEGVKLSRIVGLQNDLALALAAHPLRIEAPIPGKSLVGIEIPNSIKTTVGLGSILAENEFQNSPKPMFIALGKAISGKAHFDDIARMPHLLIAGATGSGKSVMVHSLITSLLYRNSPENLKLILIDPKRVELTLYNKIPHLLTPVLTDPKKAILALKWAAKEMDRRYDILEAEKVRDIGSYHKNILEPVLKSKKGGSRDEAEMPEAMPYIVIFIDELADIMTSFPREMEAAVVRLAQMSRAVGIHLVLSTQRPSVNVITGLIKANIPTRIALQVASQIDSRTILDMTGAEKLLGAGDMLYLSSDMSKPLRIQTAYISEAEVKDVVKFIYENNPSDDSTVDINLETAQNAIELSNSDSDVDDDLYEEARELVVKAGKASTSYLQRRLRIGYARAARLIDMLEERGVVGAGEGAKPREVITNDEVGVENSPEEYGAENR encoded by the coding sequence ATGGGACGCAAGAAAAAGAAAAATAAAAAAACAACATCGGAAAGTTTTTCTTTTACGCAATCTGAAACTTTTCAAAGCATTTTGGCAGTAGTTTTTTTTGTTCTAGCTTTCTTTCTGGCAGTGGCGTTTTTTGAGAAAGCCGGAATAGTCGGAGAAGTCGCAATCAAAATATTAAAACCTCTTTTGGGCTGGGGGTATTTCATTTTGCCAACAATTCTAATTATTCTTGGGTCGGCTTTCTTGTTTTCAGTTCAAAGGAGGATGGCGTGGCCACAAATTATTGGTGGGATTTTGTTCCTTCTCTCCGGAATGGGAGTTTTAGAGTTGATTTTTACCGATAAAGGCGGGCAGATCGGAGCGTTAATAGCGGCTCCAACTTTAAAACTTTTTGATTCGATAGTAGCGGTGGTTATCTTGCTTTCTCTGACAATAATCTCTCTGATAATAATTTTTGACACAAGATTAAGATTGACAGCCGTCTGGCAATTTATTTTGAAAACAAGGCGCTTGTTTGGGTTTGGAGCAAAAGAAAATTCCCCAAATATAGGCGCGGTGGAAAATGAAGTTGAAAATATAAAGATAAACGATGGCTCTGATGAAGACCTTGATGAAGATATGGAAACCAAAGAAGCGAAAGAATCAGGAGAGCAAATTCAAAAAAAGGAGCAGGCAAAAAAGGATACTAAAAATAAAAACGAAAATTTACCGATAAACTTAAGCAAAATAAGTGGTGTGGCTTACAAAGCTCCCCCACTTGATTTACTTTCCAGAGATTCGGGCAAGCCGGGTGTTGGCGACATCAAAGCCAACGCCAACATCATAAAAAGAACCTTGCAAAATTTCGGCATAAACGTAGAGATGGATGAAATTACAATTGGCCCGACTGTAACTAGATACGCTCTAAAGCCGGCAGAGGGCGTAAAACTTTCAAGAATCGTTGGTTTACAAAACGATTTGGCTCTAGCTTTAGCCGCCCACCCGCTAAGAATTGAAGCGCCGATACCCGGAAAATCATTGGTCGGAATTGAAATACCCAATAGTATAAAAACAACGGTTGGCTTGGGAAGTATTTTGGCCGAAAATGAGTTTCAAAATTCACCCAAACCAATGTTTATCGCTTTGGGTAAAGCAATATCAGGCAAAGCCCATTTTGATGATATCGCTAGAATGCCTCACCTTCTGATCGCCGGAGCAACCGGAAGTGGTAAAAGTGTTATGGTTCATTCTCTTATCACTTCCCTTCTCTACAGAAACTCTCCAGAAAACCTTAAACTCATACTAATTGACCCAAAAAGAGTAGAATTAACTCTCTATAATAAAATTCCACATCTCTTAACGCCGGTTTTGACCGACCCTAAAAAAGCCATTTTAGCGCTGAAGTGGGCAGCCAAAGAAATGGATCGCCGATATGACATATTGGAGGCAGAGAAAGTGCGAGATATCGGCTCCTACCACAAAAACATTCTTGAACCGGTTTTGAAAAGTAAGAAAGGTGGCAGTAGAGACGAAGCTGAAATGCCGGAAGCCATGCCATATATAGTAATCTTTATTGATGAGTTAGCTGATATTATGACAAGTTTTCCGAGAGAAATGGAGGCCGCAGTGGTTCGACTAGCTCAGATGTCAAGAGCGGTTGGTATACATCTTGTACTCTCAACTCAAAGACCATCGGTCAATGTCATCACTGGGCTGATAAAAGCTAACATCCCAACAAGAATTGCTCTACAGGTCGCAAGTCAGATTGATTCACGAACCATTCTTGACATGACTGGAGCCGAAAAACTACTCGGGGCCGGAGACATGCTTTATCTTTCAAGTGATATGTCAAAACCTCTAAGAATCCAAACGGCCTATATTTCAGAAGCCGAAGTCAAAGATGTGGTTAAATTTATTTACGAAAACAACCCAAGCGACGACTCAACTGTAGATATTAACCTCGAAACAGCTCAAAACGCCATAGAGCTTAGTAATTCTGATTCGGACGTGGATGATGATTTATACGAAGAGGCCCGAGAGTTGGTTGTTAAAGCTGGTAAGGCCTCAACCTCTTATCTTCAAAGGCGTCTTAGAATAGGTTACGCCAGAGCCGCAAGACTCATAGACATGCTTGAGGAAAGAGGGGTGGTCGGCGCCGGCGAGGGTGCCAAACCAAGAGAAGTTATAACAAATGACGAAGTTGGGGTTGAAAATTCACCCGAAGAATACGGGGCAGAAAACCGATGA
- the recA gene encoding recombinase RecA, protein MKKAKKEERVSGKNIDETLRDIKSRFGEEAIMKLGEKPKVNVDAIPTGSIGLDAALGVGGMPRGRIIEIYGPESSGKTTLSLHVIAEAQKKGGVCAFIDAEHAMDPEYSKRLGVKIDELLISQPDTGEQALEIVESLVRSGKLDVIVVDSVAALTPKDEIEGEMGAHHVGKQARLMSQALRKLTAIVAKSKTIVIFINQIRMQIGVMFGNPETTPGGKALKFYTSVRIDIRRIAQIKKGEEIMGSRIRAKVVKNKVAAPFKQTEFDLMYNEGISREGEIMALGEKLKIIEKSSGGSYTYRPEGKSEEIKLGRGYDAARQFLKSEPKITSDILKKIKEQLKDK, encoded by the coding sequence ATGAAAAAAGCAAAAAAAGAAGAAAGGGTCTCTGGGAAAAATATAGACGAAACTTTGCGCGACATAAAGTCCCGTTTTGGAGAAGAGGCAATAATGAAACTCGGTGAAAAACCTAAAGTGAATGTGGACGCAATCCCGACTGGATCTATAGGATTGGACGCCGCGCTCGGAGTCGGCGGTATGCCAAGAGGCAGAATTATAGAAATATATGGTCCAGAGTCTTCTGGAAAAACCACCCTTTCCCTGCATGTAATCGCCGAGGCCCAGAAAAAAGGCGGGGTTTGTGCCTTTATTGACGCAGAACACGCTATGGACCCAGAATATTCAAAACGCTTGGGTGTAAAAATAGACGAACTCCTTATTTCTCAACCAGACACCGGAGAACAAGCTCTTGAAATTGTAGAATCTTTGGTGCGTTCTGGAAAACTAGACGTTATAGTTGTAGATTCTGTCGCCGCTCTAACTCCAAAAGATGAGATAGAAGGCGAAATGGGCGCACATCACGTCGGCAAACAAGCCCGCCTGATGAGCCAAGCTTTAAGAAAATTGACAGCTATCGTAGCCAAAAGCAAGACAATTGTCATCTTTATAAATCAGATTAGAATGCAAATCGGGGTGATGTTTGGCAATCCAGAAACAACTCCGGGTGGTAAAGCTCTTAAATTTTATACATCGGTCAGAATTGATATCCGACGTATAGCCCAAATTAAAAAAGGGGAAGAAATTATGGGTTCTCGCATCCGAGCAAAAGTTGTAAAAAATAAAGTGGCTGCGCCTTTCAAGCAAACCGAATTTGACTTGATGTATAACGAAGGAATTTCTAGAGAAGGAGAAATTATGGCGCTTGGCGAAAAATTGAAGATTATTGAAAAATCAAGCGGTGGATCTTACACTTATCGTCCGGAGGGTAAGAGTGAGGAAATTAAGCTCGGACGTGGCTATGACGCCGCCCGACAATTTCTAAAATCAGAACCAAAAATTACAAGCGATATTCTGAAAAAAATAAAAGAGCAGTTAAAAGATAAGTAA
- a CDS encoding elongation factor P, whose translation MLQYNEITEKKFIELDGEPYEVLSSHVFRKQQRKPVNATKLKNLITGKVTERSFHVSEKAEEADLQKKEIKFLYLNKGQYWFCDPDSPRDRFFFGEEMIGPQGKFMKENSLAEALVFNEKIIGIKVPIKVELAVKESHPAVKGNTAQGATKEAVLETGAIVQVPLFIKEGDILRINTDTGEYVERVS comes from the coding sequence ATGTTGCAATACAACGAAATCACGGAGAAAAAATTTATAGAGCTAGACGGCGAGCCGTATGAAGTTTTAAGTTCGCACGTTTTCCGAAAACAGCAAAGAAAGCCGGTCAACGCTACTAAATTAAAAAATTTAATAACTGGCAAAGTTACCGAACGGTCTTTTCATGTTTCCGAAAAAGCCGAGGAAGCTGATCTTCAGAAAAAAGAAATAAAATTTCTATATTTAAACAAGGGTCAATACTGGTTTTGCGACCCAGACAGTCCGCGCGACAGATTCTTTTTTGGAGAAGAAATGATTGGGCCACAGGGCAAATTTATGAAAGAAAATTCTTTGGCCGAAGCGCTCGTGTTTAATGAAAAAATTATAGGCATCAAGGTGCCGATAAAAGTTGAATTGGCAGTGAAAGAGTCTCATCCTGCAGTCAAAGGTAATACCGCCCAAGGCGCAACTAAAGAAGCTGTTTTGGAGACCGGGGCGATAGTTCAGGTGCCGCTTTTCATCAAAGAGGGCGATATTTTAAGAATCAACACCGATACCGGAGAATATGTGGAGAGAGTAAGTTAG
- the rpsR gene encoding 30S ribosomal protein S18: MTQCFFTQNNIQHIDYKDVEILRKFLNPHGRIIARKRTGVSAKNQRKLAMAVKRARFMGLLPYVQK, translated from the coding sequence ATGACCCAATGTTTTTTCACCCAAAATAATATCCAACACATAGATTATAAGGATGTAGAAATTCTAAGGAAATTTCTCAATCCTCATGGCCGTATAATAGCTAGAAAAAGGACTGGGGTTTCAGCTAAGAATCAGCGAAAACTTGCTATGGCCGTAAAACGCGCTCGTTTTATGGGTCTTTTACCCTACGTACAGAAATAG
- a CDS encoding four helix bundle protein — protein MGYENLVVWQKSMELVVEIYQITNKFPKSELYGLTSQMRRAAVSIPSNIAEGSRRGGKNEVKRFFLISFGSGAELETQVKIAKRLEFIKESDCVKIDNLLEEVMKMLNKIVNS, from the coding sequence ATGGGTTACGAGAATCTTGTAGTTTGGCAGAAGTCTATGGAATTGGTAGTAGAGATCTACCAGATAACAAATAAATTTCCTAAATCAGAGTTATATGGTCTCACTTCTCAAATGAGAAGAGCCGCTGTATCTATTCCTTCTAATATTGCTGAAGGCAGTAGGCGTGGGGGTAAAAATGAAGTTAAAAGATTTTTTCTTATATCATTCGGCTCTGGCGCTGAATTGGAAACACAAGTAAAAATAGCTAAAAGACTTGAATTTATTAAAGAATCTGATTGTGTAAAAATAGACAACTTACTTGAGGAAGTTATGAAAATGTTGAATAAAATAGTGAACAGTTGA
- a CDS encoding single-stranded DNA-binding protein — MYLNKALIIGNLTRDPELKSLPSGTAVCTLGVATNRVWKDKDGQKQENTEFHNVVVFGRQAETSAQYLKKGQNVLVEGRIQTRSWDGQDGQKRYRTEIVADRVQFGAKSGGGFTSPNSQDDSSSPNSGDKKQSTKDDGEIAYPEEEVNPDDIPF; from the coding sequence ATGTATTTAAATAAAGCTTTAATCATAGGCAACTTAACAAGAGATCCGGAACTTAAATCTCTGCCTTCCGGTACCGCAGTCTGCACTCTCGGCGTTGCTACCAATCGAGTTTGGAAGGACAAAGATGGTCAGAAACAGGAGAACACGGAATTTCATAATGTCGTAGTTTTTGGACGTCAAGCTGAAACCTCGGCTCAATATTTGAAGAAAGGTCAAAATGTTTTGGTTGAAGGTAGAATTCAGACTAGAAGCTGGGACGGCCAAGACGGCCAAAAAAGATACAGGACTGAAATTGTTGCCGACCGGGTGCAATTTGGTGCCAAGTCTGGAGGTGGCTTTACGTCTCCAAATTCACAGGACGATTCTTCTTCTCCTAACTCTGGCGACAAAAAACAAAGCACCAAGGATGACGGAGAGATTGCATATCCGGAAGAGGAAGTGAATCCAGATGATATACCATTCTAG
- a CDS encoding 30S ribosomal protein S6: protein MQETEVKDQKEDQEETETQDARVYEASFLLSPSIAEEKLPEEVSALKTAIEEFGGIFISEDFPRLRPLSYEMVKKIDNKNQKYSQAYFGWVKFEIEPSKMLAIKNSFQNNLNVIRFLLIETVKENTLYSHKLAVRKDREAKSARQAEEAALGPVSEEEIDKSIEKLVVSE from the coding sequence ATGCAAGAAACAGAAGTAAAAGATCAAAAAGAGGACCAAGAAGAAACCGAAACCCAAGACGCAAGGGTTTACGAAGCTAGTTTTCTTTTGTCGCCATCTATCGCCGAAGAAAAATTGCCGGAAGAGGTTTCGGCGCTGAAAACAGCCATCGAAGAATTTGGTGGTATTTTTATTTCCGAAGATTTTCCCAGATTGCGACCACTTTCTTATGAAATGGTCAAAAAAATTGACAATAAAAACCAAAAATACAGTCAGGCCTACTTTGGTTGGGTAAAATTTGAAATTGAACCGTCGAAGATGTTGGCGATCAAAAACTCTTTCCAAAATAATTTAAACGTTATTAGATTTCTCCTGATCGAGACTGTCAAAGAAAATACTTTGTATTCTCACAAGTTAGCAGTCAGAAAGGACAGGGAGGCGAAAAGCGCAAGACAAGCGGAAGAAGCGGCACTGGGTCCGGTTTCCGAAGAAGAGATTGATAAAAGTATAGAAAAGTTGGTGGTCAGTGAATAA
- a CDS encoding TatD family hydrolase: protein MNPKPTQYIDIHAHVNFAAYDEDREAVIERALEAGVWMINVGTQKDTSKSAVELVEKYEKGVYAIVGIHPIHTDKSFHDEKELGSSGKELAPSEVEGFVSRGEVLDENYYRELLKHPKVLGIGECGLDYYRCTPESEKKQRESFSAQIALANEFKKPLMLHVRNPSTGSTNSLQASSGQAGSGKSAYRDALEILKSEAKVSGNFHFFAGSWEEAKEILDAGFFLSFTGVITFARQYDEIIKNTPLDRIMTETDCPYVSPEPFRGKRNEPMHVREVVKKISEIKGEDFEKVRETLLQNALKFFAVTA from the coding sequence ATGAATCCTAAACCTACCCAATACATTGACATCCACGCCCACGTAAATTTTGCCGCTTATGATGAAGATCGGGAAGCAGTTATAGAGCGCGCTTTGGAGGCGGGCGTATGGATGATAAATGTTGGCACGCAGAAAGATACCTCCAAATCTGCGGTTGAATTGGTGGAAAAATATGAAAAAGGTGTTTATGCAATTGTCGGTATTCATCCGATTCATACAGATAAATCTTTCCATGATGAAAAAGAACTCGGAAGTAGCGGAAAGGAACTTGCCCCGAGCGAAGTCGAGGGGTTTGTTTCGCGTGGCGAAGTTTTAGACGAAAATTATTATCGCGAACTTTTAAAGCATCCAAAAGTTTTAGGAATAGGGGAATGCGGGTTGGATTATTATCGCTGCACCCCGGAATCAGAAAAGAAACAGCGCGAATCTTTTTCAGCCCAAATTGCCCTAGCTAATGAATTCAAGAAACCTTTGATGCTCCATGTTCGAAACCCTTCAACAGGTTCGACAAACTCACTGCAGGCAAGTTCAGGGCAAGCTGGTTCCGGAAAATCCGCTTACCGCGACGCTCTGGAAATATTGAAATCAGAAGCGAAAGTTTCCGGCAATTTCCATTTTTTTGCCGGTTCTTGGGAAGAGGCCAAAGAAATTTTAGATGCCGGCTTTTTTCTTTCGTTTACCGGAGTTATAACTTTCGCCCGGCAATACGATGAGATTATAAAAAATACGCCACTCGATAGAATTATGACCGAAACAGATTGTCCGTATGTTTCTCCGGAACCGTTTCGGGGTAAAAGAAATGAGCCGATGCATGTCAGGGAAGTCGTCAAAAAGATATCTGAAATAAAGGGGGAAGATTTTGAAAAAGTCCGAGAAACCCTACTCCAAAATGCTTTAAAATTTTTTGCCGTGACAGCATAG
- the metG gene encoding methionine--tRNA ligase, translating to MNQKKTFYITTTLPYVNAEPHLGHALEFVRADIIARYKKLMGFEVFFNTGTDEHGLKIYRKAQEQGKDPQVYVDEYAEKFKNFVRQLGMLPDLNFIRTTDPEHIVAAQEFWRVCQKNGDIYKKNYSVKYCVGCELEKTESELVDGKCPDHPNLSIEILEEENYFFRFSKYQKPLLEFYEKNPDFVVPNFRFNEIKRFVERGLEDFSISRLKEKMPWGVEVPDDSEHVMYVWFDALVNYISAIGWSEDEENFKKWWPVTQYAGKDNLRQQSAMWQAMLMSAGIQTSEQIIINGFILGEGGVKMSKSLGNTVDPIEIIEEYGTDALRFYLARHVNSFEDSEFTLEKFKTAYNADLANGLGNLVSRIMKMAVDNDVLTSLYKQNYPQHMIDVFNRFEIGEAMNFIFSKIQKLDRKIQKEQPFKVVKSNPEIGNHIIQELVSELYIIGFYLQPFIPKTAEKIMDLIKQNKMPKNSLFPRKD from the coding sequence GTGAACCAGAAAAAAACTTTTTACATTACCACCACCTTGCCTTATGTGAACGCCGAGCCCCATCTCGGGCATGCTTTGGAATTTGTCAGAGCCGATATTATTGCCCGATATAAAAAACTTATGGGTTTTGAAGTTTTTTTTAATACCGGCACCGATGAGCACGGATTAAAAATTTATCGGAAAGCACAAGAACAAGGAAAAGACCCACAAGTTTATGTTGATGAGTATGCTGAAAAGTTTAAAAATTTTGTCCGGCAACTCGGCATGCTTCCTGATTTAAATTTTATTCGGACGACTGATCCGGAGCATATTGTCGCGGCTCAAGAATTTTGGCGTGTTTGCCAGAAAAACGGCGATATTTATAAAAAAAATTACAGCGTTAAATATTGTGTTGGTTGTGAGCTGGAAAAGACTGAATCAGAATTGGTTGATGGAAAATGTCCGGATCATCCGAATTTAAGTATTGAGATTCTTGAAGAAGAAAACTATTTTTTCCGTTTTTCTAAATATCAAAAACCGCTTTTGGAATTTTATGAAAAAAATCCGGATTTTGTGGTGCCAAATTTCCGTTTTAATGAAATTAAAAGATTCGTTGAAAGGGGATTGGAAGATTTCAGTATTTCGCGCCTTAAAGAAAAAATGCCGTGGGGTGTAGAGGTGCCGGACGATTCGGAACATGTAATGTATGTTTGGTTTGACGCGTTGGTAAACTACATTTCAGCGATCGGCTGGTCTGAAGATGAAGAAAATTTTAAGAAATGGTGGCCGGTAACTCAATATGCCGGCAAAGACAATCTCCGTCAGCAGTCGGCAATGTGGCAAGCAATGCTTATGTCAGCCGGAATTCAGACGTCCGAGCAAATTATTATCAATGGCTTTATTTTGGGCGAAGGCGGAGTAAAAATGAGCAAAAGTTTAGGGAATACGGTTGACCCGATTGAAATTATTGAAGAGTACGGCACAGATGCCTTGCGTTTTTATTTGGCGCGGCACGTAAACTCTTTTGAAGATAGCGAATTTACTCTTGAAAAATTCAAGACCGCTTATAATGCTGACCTAGCAAATGGACTAGGAAATTTGGTTTCTAGGATTATGAAAATGGCTGTAGATAATGATGTTTTAACCTCATTATATAAACAAAATTATCCTCAACATATGATTGACGTATTCAACAGGTTTGAAATAGGTGAAGCGATGAATTTTATATTTTCCAAGATTCAAAAACTTGATAGAAAGATTCAAAAGGAGCAGCCATTTAAAGTTGTTAAATCTAATCCAGAAATTGGTAACCATATTATTCAAGAACTTGTATCAGAACTGTATATTATAGGATTCTACCTCCAACCATTTATACCCAAAACAGCTGAAAAGATTATGGATTTAATAAAGCAAAACAAAATGCCCAAAAATTCGCTATTTCCCAGAAAAGATTAA
- a CDS encoding AI-2E family transporter has translation MLNISTGSVFKVVFILILVWALFVLRDLVLVVLTAVLIASAVEPATRWFGKHKIPRVIAVLIVYLLAALIFAISFYFLLVPLLNETTVLLKDLPEHLTELEVWNPLQDGFLGQSVIRDFSLQEFVTQANLALSGSFNFLSAASVFFGGMLSLVLIIVLSFYLSVQKGGVSHFLRLVTPLKYEAYILDLWHRSEAKIGLWVQGQIVLAVIVGVLTYLGLLLLGVPNALLLAFLAAIMEIIPVFGPIIAAVPAIALGFLDGGLTMAFIVIGLYVIIQQFESQLIYPLVVKKVVGLSPIIVILSLVVGFKLAGFLGILISVPLAAVAMVFLEDMDKRKHAKKTPEKTS, from the coding sequence ATGCTAAATATTTCCACTGGAAGTGTTTTTAAGGTTGTTTTTATATTGATTTTGGTTTGGGCTTTGTTTGTCCTTCGCGATTTAGTTTTAGTAGTTTTGACTGCGGTTCTCATTGCTTCGGCGGTTGAGCCGGCTACTCGCTGGTTTGGCAAACACAAAATACCGAGAGTTATAGCGGTTTTGATTGTCTATCTTTTAGCAGCTTTGATTTTTGCTATTTCTTTTTATTTTCTTCTTGTTCCGCTTTTAAACGAAACAACCGTTTTGCTTAAAGATTTGCCGGAGCATTTAACCGAGCTTGAGGTTTGGAATCCTCTGCAGGACGGCTTTTTGGGTCAGTCGGTGATCAGAGATTTTTCACTCCAAGAATTTGTTACTCAAGCCAATTTAGCTTTGTCCGGCAGTTTTAATTTTCTTAGCGCTGCGTCGGTCTTCTTTGGCGGTATGTTGTCTTTGGTCTTGATTATTGTTCTATCTTTCTATCTTTCAGTTCAGAAAGGTGGAGTGTCACATTTCTTGCGCTTAGTAACGCCTTTAAAATATGAAGCATATATTCTTGACTTGTGGCACCGGTCGGAAGCCAAAATCGGTCTGTGGGTACAGGGTCAGATAGTTCTTGCTGTTATTGTTGGAGTTTTGACTTACCTTGGCCTCTTGCTTTTGGGGGTTCCGAATGCCTTGCTCTTAGCTTTTTTGGCGGCGATTATGGAAATTATTCCGGTCTTTGGGCCGATTATTGCCGCGGTGCCGGCTATCGCCCTCGGTTTTTTGGATGGTGGACTAACGATGGCTTTTATTGTTATCGGCCTTTACGTCATCATTCAGCAGTTTGAAAGTCAGCTGATTTACCCTTTGGTTGTCAAAAAAGTTGTCGGTCTTTCGCCGATTATTGTTATTTTGTCTTTGGTCGTCGGCTTCAAGTTAGCCGGATTTTTAGGGATTTTGATTTCTGTTCCTTTGGCGGCGGTTGCGATGGTTTTTTTGGAGGACATGGATAAAAGAAAACATGCCAAAAAAACGCCGGAAAAAACTTCTTGA